A genomic region of Verrucomicrobiia bacterium contains the following coding sequences:
- a CDS encoding ATP-grasp domain-containing protein: MSATDKVLVLCDTLSPTELDEDYTEELKTPEWVVAADVVGALRALGHPTALLGLYDNLDLIRQKIAAFQPDVIFNILDCFKGNSALDQHIASLLELQGVPFTGCGALGLTLSKHKGIAKQILGYHRIRVPQFALFPPGKKIVRPRRLQFPVFIKPTKEEASYGIAQASFVETDEQLTERVAFIHEKFRQDAIVEEYIHGRELYVSVLGNDRLQVFPIREMLFQEIPPDEPRFASFKAKWDDDYRKRWGIVNRFAHDLDAALVKKIERICKRIYRLLAITGYARIDLRLTDDGQIVFIEANPNPILAVEEDFAQSAAKASLAYPQLIEKILALAKTTRRE; this comes from the coding sequence ATGTCTGCGACCGACAAAGTCCTGGTGTTGTGCGACACATTGAGCCCGACGGAGCTCGACGAGGATTACACCGAGGAGCTCAAAACCCCCGAGTGGGTTGTCGCGGCCGATGTGGTCGGGGCGTTGCGCGCGCTTGGCCACCCGACCGCGTTGCTGGGATTGTATGACAACCTCGATTTGATCCGTCAAAAAATCGCCGCGTTCCAGCCCGACGTGATCTTCAATATCCTCGATTGCTTCAAGGGGAATAGCGCGTTGGACCAGCACATTGCGTCGCTGTTGGAATTGCAGGGAGTCCCGTTCACCGGCTGCGGCGCGTTGGGTTTGACGCTCTCCAAACACAAAGGAATCGCCAAGCAAATCCTCGGCTATCACCGGATCCGCGTGCCGCAATTTGCGTTGTTCCCGCCCGGAAAGAAAATCGTCCGGCCGCGACGGTTGCAGTTTCCGGTGTTCATCAAGCCGACAAAAGAGGAAGCCTCCTATGGCATCGCCCAGGCCTCGTTCGTGGAAACCGACGAACAACTGACGGAGCGCGTCGCCTTCATCCACGAAAAATTCCGGCAGGACGCCATCGTCGAGGAATACATCCACGGCCGGGAACTCTACGTCAGCGTGCTCGGCAACGACCGTCTGCAAGTGTTCCCGATCCGCGAAATGTTGTTTCAAGAAATCCCGCCCGACGAACCGCGGTTCGCCAGCTTTAAGGCCAAGTGGGACGACGACTACCGGAAACGCTGGGGCATCGTCAATCGTTTTGCCCACGACCTCGACGCGGCGTTGGTCAAGAAGATCGAGCGCATCTGCAAGAGGATTTACCGGCTACTCGCCATTACCGGCTACGCGCGCATTGACCTGCGGTTGACCGATGACGGCCAGATTGTGTTCATCGAGGCCAATCCCAATCCAATCCTTGCCGTCGAGGAGGACTTCGCCCAATCAGCCGCCAAAGCCAGCCTCGCCTACCCGCAACTCATCGAAAAGATTCTCGCCCTCGCCAAAACAACCCGCCGCGAGTAA
- the glnS gene encoding glutamine--tRNA ligase — MSNENPNTPAAEPNDFIREMVRQDIASGKYKAPVTRFPPEPNGYLHIGHAKSICLNFGIAREFGGQCNLRMDDTNPTKEEVEYVDSITTDVKWLIDGWADHCFGLKPAGKTPEGHEVNGKKDFFLPAIVGSHASPVEPFYASDYFDQIYEWAVELIKRGKAYVCDLSPEETEAYRGAPDKPGKDSPFRNRSVEESLDLFTRMKNGEFPDGKRTLRSKIDMASPNIWLRDPLLYRIRHAAHHHTGDKWCIYPMYDFAHCLSDYIEGITHSICTLEFEVHRPLYDWILENLDLPRPLPHQYEFAKLIPSYTIVSKRKLIQLVNDKVVTGWDDPRMPTISGIRRRGVPASALRSFAIGVGVTKFISLTDMAVFDHAIREDLNKRALRRLAVLRPLKLTITNLSPHHYEELDAVNNPEDPGTGTRKIPFGNTLYIEQDDFMETPPPKFFRLKPGGEVRLKYAYIIKCDEVVKDASGKVVELRCTADLDSKSGGPTSSRKIKGTIHWVSAQHAIDVEARLYDRLFTVPEPDAEGDFKKNLNPHSLEVVTAKCEPSMVDANFKERYQFERLGYFTLDPDSDIEPPTPSQRKLVLNRTITLKDTWAKIESKAK, encoded by the coding sequence ATGTCGAACGAAAATCCAAATACACCCGCTGCCGAACCGAACGATTTCATCCGCGAAATGGTCCGTCAGGACATCGCGTCGGGGAAGTACAAGGCGCCCGTCACGCGATTCCCACCGGAACCGAACGGCTACCTGCATATCGGCCACGCGAAATCCATCTGCCTGAACTTCGGTATCGCCCGCGAATTCGGCGGCCAGTGCAACCTGCGCATGGACGACACCAATCCTACGAAGGAAGAGGTCGAGTACGTGGATTCCATCACGACCGATGTGAAATGGCTGATCGACGGGTGGGCCGACCATTGCTTTGGCCTCAAACCTGCGGGAAAAACGCCGGAAGGACACGAAGTTAACGGGAAGAAGGATTTCTTCTTGCCTGCCATCGTTGGTTCTCACGCATCGCCAGTCGAACCTTTCTACGCCTCGGACTATTTCGACCAGATTTACGAATGGGCGGTCGAACTGATCAAGCGGGGCAAGGCTTACGTTTGCGATCTCTCGCCCGAGGAAACGGAGGCGTATCGCGGCGCGCCCGACAAGCCCGGCAAGGACAGCCCGTTCCGCAACCGCTCGGTCGAGGAGAGCCTCGACTTGTTTACGCGCATGAAGAACGGCGAGTTCCCCGACGGCAAACGGACGTTGCGGTCGAAGATCGACATGGCGTCACCTAACATCTGGCTGCGCGACCCGTTGCTCTACCGTATCCGCCACGCCGCGCACCATCACACGGGCGACAAGTGGTGCATCTACCCGATGTATGACTTCGCCCATTGCCTGAGCGACTACATCGAAGGCATCACGCACAGTATTTGCACGCTCGAATTCGAAGTGCACCGGCCGCTCTACGACTGGATTCTCGAAAACCTCGACCTGCCGCGCCCGTTGCCGCACCAGTACGAATTCGCCAAGCTGATCCCGAGCTACACGATCGTTTCCAAGCGCAAGCTGATCCAGCTCGTGAACGACAAGGTGGTCACCGGCTGGGACGACCCGCGCATGCCGACCATCAGCGGCATCCGCCGGCGCGGCGTGCCCGCCAGCGCATTGCGCAGTTTCGCCATCGGCGTCGGCGTCACGAAATTCATCAGCCTCACCGACATGGCCGTGTTCGACCACGCCATCCGCGAGGACCTCAACAAACGCGCCCTGCGCCGCCTCGCCGTCCTGCGTCCGCTCAAGTTGACCATCACGAATCTGTCCCCGCATCACTACGAGGAACTCGACGCGGTCAACAATCCCGAGGACCCAGGCACCGGCACGCGCAAGATCCCCTTTGGTAACACACTCTACATCGAGCAGGACGACTTCATGGAAACCCCGCCGCCGAAGTTCTTTCGCTTAAAACCCGGTGGCGAAGTCCGATTGAAGTACGCCTATATCATCAAGTGCGATGAAGTGGTAAAAGACGCCTCCGGCAAAGTGGTCGAACTCCGCTGCACCGCTGATCTCGACAGCAAATCCGGCGGCCCGACCTCCAGCCGCAAAATCAAAGGCACGATCCACTGGGTCAGCGCCCAGCACGCCATCGACGTCGAAGCCCGTCTCTACGACCGTCTATTCACCGTGCCGGAGCCCGACGCCGAAGGTGACTTCAAGAAGAACCTCAACCCACACAGCCTCGAAGTCGTCACCGCCAAATGCGAGCCGTCGATGGTCGACGCCAACTTCAAAGAGCGCTACCAGTTCGAACGCCTCGGCTACTTCACCCTCGATCCCGATTCCGACATCGAGCCCCCAACCCCGAGTCAGCGTAAGTTGGTGCTCAACCGCACCATCACACTGAAAGACACCTGGGCGAAGATTGAAAGCAAAGCGAAGTGA
- a CDS encoding VOC family protein: MIRYKEIAFTAYPVTDIGRARKFYEGVLGLKPNAPLKAEDQKWIEYNIGPGTLGIGCSPQWKPSPDGPSTALEVEDFDAAVATLREHKVPIIIGPLALPSCSMATVQDPDGNKITLHRRKES; the protein is encoded by the coding sequence ATGATTCGTTACAAAGAAATCGCTTTTACTGCCTACCCCGTTACCGACATCGGTCGCGCCCGGAAATTCTACGAGGGTGTCCTCGGCCTGAAGCCGAACGCGCCGTTGAAGGCGGAAGACCAAAAATGGATTGAATACAACATTGGTCCGGGGACGCTCGGCATCGGTTGTTCGCCGCAATGGAAACCTTCTCCGGACGGTCCATCCACCGCACTGGAGGTCGAGGATTTCGACGCGGCAGTTGCCACGCTGCGCGAGCATAAAGTGCCAATCATCATTGGCCCACTGGCACTACCCAGTTGCTCCATGGCCACGGTGCAGGATCCCGACGGGAACAAGATTACCCTTCACCGTCGCAAGGAATCCTGA